TCATCAACCACACGTCGGCCGAGCACCCGTGGTTCCAGCGCGCGCGCCGCGCGCCGCCGGGCTCGCCCGAGCGCGACTTCTACGTCTGGAGCGACACCGACCAGATCTACCAGGGCACGCGCATCATCTTCACGGACACCGAGACCTCCAACTGGGCGTGGGATCCGATCGCCAAGGCCTACTACTGGCACCGGTTCTTCAGCCACCAGCCGGACCTGAACTTCGACAACCCGCTGGTGATGGAGACCGTGCTCAAGACCATGCGCTTCTGGCTGGACATGGGCGTGGACGGCTTCCGGCTCGACGCCATCCCCTACCTCATCGAGCGCGATGGCACCAGCAACGAGAACCTGCCCGAGACGCACGCCGTCATCAAGCGGCTGCGCGCGGCCATCGACGCCGAATACAGGAACCGCTTCCTGCTGGCCGAGGCCAACATGTGGCCGGAGGACGTGCGCGAATACTTCGGCGACGGCGACGAGTGCCACATGGCCTACCACTTCCCGCTGATGCCGCGCATGTACATGGCCATCGCCCAGGAAGACCGCCACCCCATCGTCGAGATCCTGCAGCAGACGCCCGACATCCCCGACGGCTGCCAGTGGGCGATCTTCCTGCGCAACCACGACGAGCTCACGCTGGAGATGGTCACCAGCAAGGAACGCGACTACATGTACAGCATGTACGCGGCCGACATGCGCGCGCGCATCAACCTGGGCATCCGCCGGCGGCTCTCGCCGCTCATGGAGAACGACGTGGACCGCGTCAAGCTCATGAACGGCATGCTGCTGTCGATGCCGGGCTCGCCCATCATCTACTACGGCGACGAGATCGGCATGGGCGACAACGTGTTCGTGGGCGACCGCAACGGCGTGCGCACGCCCATGCAGTGGAGCCCCGACCGCAATGCCGGCTTCTCGCGCGCGGACCCGCAGCGGCTCTACCTGCAGCCCATCATGGACGCGGTGTACGGCTACGAGGCGCTGAACGTCGAGGCGCAGTCCGGCGACCAGAGCTCGCTGCTGCACTGGACGCGCCGCATGCTGGCCGTGCGCAAGACCAGCCGCGCCTTCGGCCGCGGGCGCCGCACCTTCCTGAAACCCGGCAACCGCAAGATCCTGGCCTATGTGAGCGAGTACGAGGACGACGTGATCCTCACCGTGTTCAACCTCTCGCGCGCGGCCCAGCCCGTGGAGCTGGACCTCTCGGCCCACCGCGGCCGCACGCCCATCGAGATGCTCGGGCGCGTCACCTTCCCGCCCATCGGCGACCTGCCCTACCTGCTCACGCTGCACTCCTTCGGCTTCTACTGGTTCCGCCTCTCCAACGAGGCGCCCGTGCCGTCCTGGCACCAGGAGGGGCTCGATCTGCAGGAGCGGCCCGTGCTGGTGCTGTTCGACGGCTGGACGAGCTTCTTCCGCGACCAGGTCATGCCCTGGCGCATCGGCATGGCCGAGCGCATGCGCGCGCAGCTCGAATCCGACACGCTGCCGCGCTTCATCGAGCTGCAGCGCTGGTACGCGGGCAAGGGCACGGCCATCGACGGCGCGCGCATCCTCGACCACACGGTGTGGACCTTCGGCGGCGACTGCGAATGGATGCTGCCGCTGCTGGGCGTGGAGGCGGGCGGCGCGCCGGCCGCCCCGTATTTCGTGCCGCTGGCGCTGGCCTGGGAAGAAGGCAGCGAGGAGCGCATGCGCCGCATCTCCCCCGCGGGCGTGGCGCGCGTGCGGCAGCAGGCGCAGGTGGGCGTGATGGGCGATGCCTTCCACGACGAATCGTTCTGCCGCGCCGTGGTGCGCGCCATGGCGGCCGGCACCGAGCTGGCCACGGCGCGCGGCGGCACGGTGCGCTTCCGGCGCACCACGGCCTTCGATGCGATGGTGCCCGAGCTGGACGGCCTGCCCGTGGCGCGCCCCGGCGCGCAGAGCAGCAACACCGTGGTGGCCCTGGGCGAGGCGCTGTTCCTCAAGGGCTACCGGCGGCTGCGCGCAGGCGTGAACCCCGAGCTGGAGGTGGGCCGCTTCCTCACGGAGGTGGCGCGCTTCCCGCACTGCGTGCCCGTGGGCGGCGCGGTGGAATACACCGGCCCGGACGGCGCCACCATGACGCTCGCGCTGGTGCAGGCCTACGTCTCCAACCAGGGCGACGGCTGGGACTACACGCTGGGCTACCTGGAGCGCTTCCTGGAAGACGCGCGCATGGCGCAGGGCGTGCCCCTGCCCGATGCGCATGGCGGCTTCCTCGCGCTGGCGGCCACGCTGGGACAGCGCACGGCGGAGCTGCACCAGGCGCTCTCGCTGCGCACCGGCAACCCGGCATTCGACCCCGAGCCCGTCACCGCCGCCGACGTGTCGGCCTTCCACGAGCGGGCCCGCGCCGAGGCCGAGGACACCATGGCCCTGCTGGAGCAGCGCCTGCACGACCTGCCCCCGGCCGCCCAGACCGATGCGCAGGCCGTGCTCGCGCGGCGCGGCGCCATCCTGGAGCGGCTGGCCGCCAGCGGCGCCGGCACGCCCACGGGGCACAAGATCCGCTACCACGGCGACTACCACCTGGGCCAGGTGCTGGTGACCGGCAACGACTTCGTCATCATCGACTTCGAGGGCGAGCCCGGCCGCAGCTTCGAGCAGCGCCGCGCCAAGAGTTCGCCGCTGCGCGACGTGGCCGGCATGCTGCGCTCGTTCAACTACGCGCGCTGGGCCGCCCTCAAGCACATGACGCAGTCCACCGAGGAAATGCTGCGCCTGGACGAGGCCGCCCGCGACTGGGAGCACCAGTGCCGCGACGCCTTCCTGGGCGCCTACGCCGCGGCGGGCACCAGCCCACCGGACCTGCAGCTCGTGGCGCTCTTCGAGCTGGAGAAGGCGCTCTACGAACTGCGCTACGAACTGGGCAACCGCGTGGACTGGGCCCAGGTGCCGCTGCAGGGCATCCTCGCGCTGATCGGCGCGGCGGCCGCGCCCACGCCCACCCCGGCGATCCCGGCCCATCCGCCTTCGGGCGCCACGCCCCCGGAGGCGCCATGACGGCGCCCCGGCCCGCGGCCGCCCCGCACCCGCAGCCCGCCCGCGGGCCCCACCCCACACGAGGAGGTTTCACCCCATGGACAACTTAGCCATCCACCTGGAGCCGGCGCGCGCCATGCTGTTCCAGCTCGGCGCCTACCTGCCGCGCATCCTGGTCGCCCTGCTCGTCATCGCCGGCGGCTGGCTGGTCGCCAAGGCGGCGCGCTTCGCCGTCACGCGCGGCCTGCGGGCCATCAACTTCCAGGTGCTCACCGAGCGCGCGGGCCTGGACGGCTTCCTGCGCCAGGCCGGCGCGCGCGGCGACACCACGGCCCTCTTCGGCCTGCTGGCCTATGGCCTGGTGCTGCTGGCCGCGCTGCTGATCGCCTTCAACGGGCTGGGCCTGTCCTACGTGACCGCGCTGCTGAGCCGCGTGCTCTGGTTCATCCCCAACCTGTTCATCGCGCTGCTGATCCTGGCGCTGGGCACGTATTTCGCGCGCTTCGTGGGCGACATGGTGTCCGCCTACTGCCGGCGCGCCGGCATGGCCGACACGGTGCTGCTGGGCAAGGCGGCGCAGTACGCCATCGTGCTGTTCTCGGTGCTGATCGCGCTCGACCAGCTGCGCATCGGCGGCGACATCGTGCGCCAGAGCTTCCTGATCGTGCTGGGCGGCATCGTGTTCGCGCTGGCCCTGGCCTTCGGCCTGGGCGGGCGCGACCGGGCGGCCGAATGCATCGAGGAATGGTGGCCGCGCAAGCGCCCGGCCACACCGCCACCGCACACGCCACCGCACACGCCCCCGCACACGCCACCGGCCCACCCTCCCGGGGCGGCGACGCACACGCCGCCGGCCGGCGGCCACCGGCCGCCACCGCGCCATCCCCTGCCGTAGGGCGGAATCTCCGCAGGGGCCGGCGGCCCCCACGCCCTGCCGCCGCCCCTGCGCACGGGAAAACCCCACCCCCGTGCGTCAGCCTTTTCTCAGCCCAGGCGCCGTACGATCCGCTTTAATCCCGGGCGGACGCGGCGCCATGGTTTTCTGCCGCGCGCTCCCCACGAACGACAGGAGACAGCAAGCGTGACAGGACTCCTCCAACTGGCCAGCGGCATGGACTGGATTTCCACCAAGCTCAGCAAGGTCGCGGGCTGGGCCGTATTGGCCGCCGCATTGATTTCCGCAGGCAACGCGCTCACGCGCTACGGGCTGGACCTCAGCTCCAACGCGTGGCTCGAGATCCAGTGGTACCTCTTCGGCACCACCGTGATGCTGGGCGCCCCGCTGGTGCTCAAGCTCAACGAGCACGTGCGCGTGGACATCATCTACGGCAAGCTGCGCGGCCGCGGCCCGGTCTTCGTGGACCTGTTCGGCCTCATCTTCTTCCTGCTGCCCGTGATGGGCCTGCTCACCTGGCTCACCTGGCCCTTCTTCTGGAACATGTTCGTGACCAAGGAGATGTCGGGCAACATCGGCGGCCTGATCCGCTGGCCCGCGGCGCTGCTGCTGCCCGTGGGCTTCGGCGCGGTCTTCCTGCAGGGCGTGGCCGAGATCATCAAGCGCGTGGCCTACCTCACGGGGCACATCACGACCAGCCCCCATTACGAGAAGCCGGTGCAATAAGGGCGCGCAGCGCCCGAGCCCACCGCCCGCCTCCCCGACTTCTCCAGGAAGACACCCCCCATGCACATGGAAAACTTCGCCCCGATCATGTTCGCGGGGCTGATCGTGATCATGCTGATCGGCTTTCCGGTCGCGTTCTCGCTCTCGGCCCTGGGCCTGTTCTGCGGCTTCTTCGCCATCGAGATGGGCTGGTTCCCGGCCAACTTCATGGCCAACCTGCCGATCAACATGTTCGGCATCCTCTCCAACGACCTGCTGCTGGCCATCCCGTTCTTCACGCTGATGGGCGCGGTGCTCGAGAAATGCGGCCTCGCCGAGGACATGCTCGACTCCATGGGCCAGCTCTTCGGCCCCGTGCGCGGCGGCCTGGGCTACTCGGTCATCATCGTGGGCTTCATCCTGGGCGCCATCACCGGCACCGTGGCCGGCCAGGTGATCGCCATGGCCATGATCTCGCTGCCGGTGATGATGCGCTACGGCTACAACATGCGCTACTCGACCGGCGTGCTGGCGGCCTCGGGCACCATCACGCAGCTCGTGCCGCCCTCGCTGGTGCTGATCGTCATGGCCGACCAGCTCGGCCGCTCGGTGGGCGACATGTACAAGGGCGCCTGGGGCCCGGCCATCCTGCAGGTGCTGATCTTCGCGGTCTACACCTTCCTGCTCGGCCGCTTCCGCCCCGAATACGTGCCCGGCCTGCCCCGGACGGCGCGCACGCTGCACGGCTGGGCGCTCTGGGGCAAGTGCCTGCGCGGCATCATCCCCTCGGCCATCCTGATCTTCGCGGTGCTGGGCTCCATGGGCGGCCTGCCCTTCATGGACCACGCCATCGCCACGCCCACCGAAGCGGGCGCCATGGGCGCCGTGGGCTCGCTGATCCTGGCCGCCATCCACAAGCGCCTGACCTGGGCGCTCATCAAGGAAGCCATGGACGGCACCATGCGCCTCACGGCCATGGTGGTGTTCATCCTGATCGGCTCGCGCGTGTTCTCGCTGGTGTTCCAGGGCGTCGATGGCGCGATCTGGATCGAGCACCTGCTGTCCGACCTGCCGGGCGGCCAGGTCGGCTTCCTGATCGTGGTGAACATCTTCATCTTCTTCCTGGCGTTCTTCCTCGACTTCTTCGAGATCGCCTTCATCATCCTGCCGCTGCTGGGCCCCGTGGCGCACAAGCTGGGCATCGACCTCGTGTGGTTCGGCGTGCTGCTGTGCGTGAACATGCAGACCAGCTTCATGCACCCGCCCTTCGGCTTCGCGCTCTTCTACCTGCGCGGCATCTCCGACACGCTCTTCAAGGAAAAACGCATCGACCGGCCCGTCAAATCGAGCGACATCTACATGGGCTCGATCCCCTGGGTGGTGATGCAGCTGATCCTGGTGGCGATCGTGATCTTCTTCCCGCAGACGGTGACCGTCTTCCTGGACAAGGAGCAGGTGGTCGACGTCGACAAGGTGCAGCTCGAAATGCCGGCCGACCCCTCTGCCTCCGAGCCCAGCATCAACATGGACGACCCCTTCGGCACCGGTGAGAAACCCGCCGAGGGCAGCAGCGGCACCAGCCCCGCACCGGGCGCCGAACCCGCCATGCCGGTCCCCGAGGCCGCGCCCATGCCCGAGCCCATGCCTTCCACGCCCGCCGAAGGCGCGGCCAGCACCCCGCCATGACGGCGGCCCCGGGCGACCACGGCGGCGGCAGCCAGGGCGACAACGGCGGCGCCGGAGCCGAAGCCGAAGCCGCTTTTGCCCCCGCTCCGGCGCTCGAAAGCGCCGCCTTCCCGCCCCTGGTGCGCGCGCTCGCCGTGGTGATCGTCGCCGGCCTGGCGGCCTTCGCGCTCTGGTCCCTGCCCGCGCTGCAGGGCGCGCAGTGGACCTTCGCCAGCCTGGCCACCTTCGGCCTTGCCGGCGTGCTCATCGCCTGGGTGGGGTGGTGGATGGTGTTCAGCCGCACGCGGTTCATCGCGGACGACGGGCTGCTGGTGCAGACCTGGCTGTGGGACAAGCGCGTGCGGGCGGCGGACGTGGCCAGCTTCAAGATCGTGCACTGGCCGTGGCTCTCGGGCGTGATCGCGCCGCGGATCCTGCTGCGCCGGCGCGGCGGGGGGATCACTTGGGTGCATGCGGCGGATGCGGGGTTGTTGGTGGGGTTTGGGGAGTGTGTGGTGAGGCAGGGGGCGGGGGTGGCTCCGGGTGCGCCGCGTGGGTGATTTTGGAACCCTGGGGGCTTCATGCCGTCGGATTCATTGAATAGTTTGCTATTGTTTTTGTAGTTGATTTTTGGTTACGTTGGGCTCTGCGGCTCTGCGCCGTGGCGGGGTTTTGTTTTTGGTTTTTTTCCCGGGGCCGGGTCTCGGCCCGGCGGCCGAGGCACTTTTCTTTGCTTCGCCAAAGAAAAGTGCCCAAAAGAAAGGCGACCCTGCTGGCTGCGTCCCCCTTCGCCCGATGGGCGAAGGGGGCAACCTGCGGTGCTCGGTCACGGGGCGCGGCTGCGAAACTCGCTACGCGCTGGCGCGCTGCGCTCGGACATCGCAGCCAGTCAGTTCACGAAGCGTGCGTGTCCTTCGGCACGCCCGCGCGCCCCGCGCCCTGTGCTCCTCGGCGCATCCAGAAGGGAAGCTGCCGCACACGGGCCATCGCTGCGCTCGGCCTGGAGTGCGCGAGTGCTTCGCACCGCGCACCCATTTTCTTCGGAGGAAGCGGCGCTCTGCCGGGCCGAGCGCAGCGACGGCCCCCCAGGCCGAGCAAAGCAATGGCCCGAGGGGCTTGCGCAGGCCGAGCGGAGCGACGGCCCGGAACGCCCCTTCTGGATGCGCCTGGGGCGCGCAGGGCGCGGGGTGGCGGGTGTGCCGCAGGACACACCCGCTTCAACATCTGGCTCGCCGTGGCTGTCCGA
The DNA window shown above is from Acidovorax sp. NCPPB 4044 and carries:
- the treS gene encoding maltose alpha-D-glucosyltransferase, which encodes MTAPLLHQTPPAAPALAQAQAHDPALPEPGPAVMPETPEIDTQGDPQWYRDAVIYQLNVKAFFDSNNDGYGDFKGVTAKLDYVKDLGVNTIWLMPFYPSPLRDDGYDISDYENVHPQYGTLADFKEMLDAAHERGLRVITELVINHTSAEHPWFQRARRAPPGSPERDFYVWSDTDQIYQGTRIIFTDTETSNWAWDPIAKAYYWHRFFSHQPDLNFDNPLVMETVLKTMRFWLDMGVDGFRLDAIPYLIERDGTSNENLPETHAVIKRLRAAIDAEYRNRFLLAEANMWPEDVREYFGDGDECHMAYHFPLMPRMYMAIAQEDRHPIVEILQQTPDIPDGCQWAIFLRNHDELTLEMVTSKERDYMYSMYAADMRARINLGIRRRLSPLMENDVDRVKLMNGMLLSMPGSPIIYYGDEIGMGDNVFVGDRNGVRTPMQWSPDRNAGFSRADPQRLYLQPIMDAVYGYEALNVEAQSGDQSSLLHWTRRMLAVRKTSRAFGRGRRTFLKPGNRKILAYVSEYEDDVILTVFNLSRAAQPVELDLSAHRGRTPIEMLGRVTFPPIGDLPYLLTLHSFGFYWFRLSNEAPVPSWHQEGLDLQERPVLVLFDGWTSFFRDQVMPWRIGMAERMRAQLESDTLPRFIELQRWYAGKGTAIDGARILDHTVWTFGGDCEWMLPLLGVEAGGAPAAPYFVPLALAWEEGSEERMRRISPAGVARVRQQAQVGVMGDAFHDESFCRAVVRAMAAGTELATARGGTVRFRRTTAFDAMVPELDGLPVARPGAQSSNTVVALGEALFLKGYRRLRAGVNPELEVGRFLTEVARFPHCVPVGGAVEYTGPDGATMTLALVQAYVSNQGDGWDYTLGYLERFLEDARMAQGVPLPDAHGGFLALAATLGQRTAELHQALSLRTGNPAFDPEPVTAADVSAFHERARAEAEDTMALLEQRLHDLPPAAQTDAQAVLARRGAILERLAASGAGTPTGHKIRYHGDYHLGQVLVTGNDFVIIDFEGEPGRSFEQRRAKSSPLRDVAGMLRSFNYARWAALKHMTQSTEEMLRLDEAARDWEHQCRDAFLGAYAAAGTSPPDLQLVALFELEKALYELRYELGNRVDWAQVPLQGILALIGAAAAPTPTPAIPAHPPSGATPPEAP
- a CDS encoding TRAP transporter large permease subunit gives rise to the protein MHMENFAPIMFAGLIVIMLIGFPVAFSLSALGLFCGFFAIEMGWFPANFMANLPINMFGILSNDLLLAIPFFTLMGAVLEKCGLAEDMLDSMGQLFGPVRGGLGYSVIIVGFILGAITGTVAGQVIAMAMISLPVMMRYGYNMRYSTGVLAASGTITQLVPPSLVLIVMADQLGRSVGDMYKGAWGPAILQVLIFAVYTFLLGRFRPEYVPGLPRTARTLHGWALWGKCLRGIIPSAILIFAVLGSMGGLPFMDHAIATPTEAGAMGAVGSLILAAIHKRLTWALIKEAMDGTMRLTAMVVFILIGSRVFSLVFQGVDGAIWIEHLLSDLPGGQVGFLIVVNIFIFFLAFFLDFFEIAFIILPLLGPVAHKLGIDLVWFGVLLCVNMQTSFMHPPFGFALFYLRGISDTLFKEKRIDRPVKSSDIYMGSIPWVVMQLILVAIVIFFPQTVTVFLDKEQVVDVDKVQLEMPADPSASEPSINMDDPFGTGEKPAEGSSGTSPAPGAEPAMPVPEAAPMPEPMPSTPAEGAASTPP
- a CDS encoding TRAP transporter small permease subunit, giving the protein MTGLLQLASGMDWISTKLSKVAGWAVLAAALISAGNALTRYGLDLSSNAWLEIQWYLFGTTVMLGAPLVLKLNEHVRVDIIYGKLRGRGPVFVDLFGLIFFLLPVMGLLTWLTWPFFWNMFVTKEMSGNIGGLIRWPAALLLPVGFGAVFLQGVAEIIKRVAYLTGHITTSPHYEKPVQ
- a CDS encoding mechanosensitive ion channel family protein, translated to MDNLAIHLEPARAMLFQLGAYLPRILVALLVIAGGWLVAKAARFAVTRGLRAINFQVLTERAGLDGFLRQAGARGDTTALFGLLAYGLVLLAALLIAFNGLGLSYVTALLSRVLWFIPNLFIALLILALGTYFARFVGDMVSAYCRRAGMADTVLLGKAAQYAIVLFSVLIALDQLRIGGDIVRQSFLIVLGGIVFALALAFGLGGRDRAAECIEEWWPRKRPATPPPHTPPHTPPHTPPAHPPGAATHTPPAGGHRPPPRHPLP